One window from the genome of Prochlorococcus marinus XMU1411 encodes:
- a CDS encoding phosphoadenylyl-sulfate reductase, producing MIEKIHKDIQTNLKKYNQELIDMKPLEILTWGYEKFDNQFAITTSFGIQSSVILDMVSKLYLQKKIKIFWIDTGYLPPETYHYAEKLIDNLSLEVEVLQSELSPARMEATYGKLWETNKESDLDKYHELRKIKPLENGLEKYDIFCWASGVRSSQTENRNKMKFIDVIRQRLSLRPLLNWTNKDIFYYMEENNLPAHPLFIKGYSSVGDWHSSSPDGIKIKGRDTRFGGIKQECGIHTNN from the coding sequence ATGATTGAAAAAATTCACAAAGATATTCAAACTAACTTGAAGAAATATAATCAAGAGCTAATAGATATGAAGCCTCTAGAAATACTTACATGGGGTTATGAAAAGTTTGATAATCAATTTGCTATTACAACAAGTTTTGGTATACAGTCATCAGTCATTTTAGATATGGTTAGTAAATTATATCTACAAAAAAAAATCAAAATATTTTGGATAGATACAGGTTACCTTCCTCCAGAAACATATCATTACGCAGAAAAGCTTATTGATAATTTATCCTTAGAAGTTGAAGTTCTGCAAAGTGAATTATCTCCAGCAAGAATGGAGGCCACATACGGAAAACTTTGGGAAACAAATAAAGAGAGTGATTTAGATAAGTATCATGAATTAAGAAAGATAAAACCTTTAGAAAATGGTCTAGAAAAATATGATATTTTCTGCTGGGCAAGCGGTGTTAGATCAAGTCAAACAGAAAATAGAAACAAAATGAAATTCATAGATGTAATTCGTCAAAGACTGTCTTTAAGACCTTTATTAAATTGGACCAATAAAGATATTTTTTATTATATGGAAGAGAATAATTTACCTGCCCATCCACTTTTTATCAAAGGTTATTCTTCTGTAGGAGATTGGCATTCAAGCAGTCCCGATGGTATTAAAATAAAGGGCAGAGATACAAGATTTGGGGGGATAAAACAAGAATGTGGAATACACACAAATAATTAA
- a CDS encoding SLC13 family permease has translation MNLISVVSNNFDALITVVVLIMSIILFIKNTIAPELTGLLCVGIFIATGVLSPEKALAGFGSPSLITLMGLFAVSSALFKSGALDRVRELISSESIRTPRKLISLIAFLIAPISGIVPNTPVVASLLPLIEGWCERRNISPSKVLLPLSFATLLGGTLTLLGSSVNLLVSDISQQLGYGALELFSLTSIGIPVWLIGTTYMILVSDVLLPDRGRDKEFIKNGDMNIYFTEVTIPSTSELVGQSVRNSRLQRRFDVDVLELQRNGKVILPPLADIKIEPSDRLIIRVTRADLFRLQQEHTILLGENKTSFDGVNIFSDDEGTKTFEALLPAGSTLAGASLRELRFRQRHNATVLALRRGQQTVQERLGQAVLRAGDVLLLQAPLDSIRGLQASNDLLVLDQFEDDLPVLIKKPISIAIAIGMVVLPSVTNIPLVGSVLLAVIAMVAFGCLRPAEIQKSIRLDVILLLGSLSCFSVAMQVTGLADLIAFNLNFALDGLPLYFSLVVIFVSTVILTQFISNAASVALILPVAIEFSSVLGISPSALIMLVLFGASQSFLTPMGYQTNLMVYGPGRYRFFDIAKYGAGLTLIMSLIVPALIILNFR, from the coding sequence ATGAATCTAATTTCAGTAGTTAGTAATAATTTTGATGCGTTAATAACGGTAGTTGTTTTAATAATGTCAATAATTTTGTTTATCAAAAATACAATTGCGCCAGAATTGACTGGTTTGTTATGTGTTGGAATATTTATAGCTACAGGGGTTCTTTCTCCTGAAAAAGCTTTAGCTGGATTTGGTAGCCCTTCCTTAATAACCCTTATGGGTTTATTTGCAGTTTCCTCTGCATTATTCAAAAGTGGTGCTTTAGATAGAGTAAGAGAATTGATTTCTTCTGAAAGTATTAGAACGCCAAGGAAATTAATTTCTTTAATCGCTTTTTTGATTGCTCCAATATCTGGAATTGTCCCCAATACTCCAGTAGTAGCATCTTTGTTACCTTTAATTGAAGGTTGGTGCGAGCGGAGAAATATATCGCCATCAAAAGTTTTATTACCTCTTTCTTTTGCGACTTTGCTAGGTGGAACTCTGACATTATTAGGTAGCTCAGTAAATCTTCTTGTAAGCGATATTAGTCAACAATTAGGCTATGGCGCTTTGGAATTATTTAGTCTGACTTCAATTGGAATTCCTGTGTGGCTTATAGGTACAACCTATATGATCCTAGTTTCTGACGTACTTTTGCCAGATAGAGGGAGAGATAAGGAGTTTATTAAAAATGGGGATATGAATATCTACTTTACTGAAGTTACTATTCCCTCTACTTCAGAATTAGTTGGACAATCTGTCAGAAATAGTAGATTGCAAAGACGTTTTGATGTTGATGTTCTCGAATTGCAACGAAATGGAAAAGTTATTCTTCCACCATTGGCTGATATAAAGATTGAACCTAGTGATAGATTGATAATTCGCGTTACAAGGGCTGACTTATTTAGGCTGCAGCAGGAACATACCATTTTGTTGGGAGAAAATAAAACATCTTTTGACGGAGTTAATATTTTCTCAGATGACGAAGGTACTAAAACTTTTGAAGCTCTTTTACCAGCTGGCTCAACTCTGGCTGGGGCAAGTTTGAGAGAATTAAGATTTAGGCAGCGTCATAATGCAACAGTTTTAGCACTAAGAAGAGGTCAACAAACTGTTCAGGAGAGATTAGGCCAAGCTGTTTTACGGGCTGGAGATGTTTTATTATTGCAAGCGCCGTTAGATTCAATAAGAGGTTTGCAAGCAAGTAATGATTTGCTTGTTTTAGATCAATTCGAAGATGATTTACCCGTCTTGATAAAAAAACCAATATCGATTGCAATTGCAATAGGGATGGTTGTTTTACCTTCTGTTACTAATATTCCACTAGTAGGTTCAGTTCTTTTAGCAGTTATTGCAATGGTTGCTTTTGGATGTTTAAGACCTGCAGAGATACAAAAATCTATTAGGTTAGATGTTATTTTATTGCTGGGATCCTTATCCTGTTTTAGTGTTGCTATGCAGGTAACAGGATTAGCAGATTTAATTGCATTCAATCTTAATTTTGCTCTTGATGGGTTGCCTTTGTATTTTTCACTTGTCGTAATTTTTGTATCGACCGTTATCCTTACTCAATTCATCAGTAATGCTGCTTCGGTTGCTTTGATTTTGCCCGTTGCTATTGAATTTTCAAGTGTTTTAGGCATTTCTCCCAGTGCTTTAATAATGCTTGTTTTATTTGGAGCAAGTCAATCTTTCTTGACTCCAATGGGATATCAAACAAATTTAATGGTTTATGGTCCTGGAAGATATAGATTTTTTGATATCGCAAAATACGGAGCTGGATTAACACTTATAATGTCCCTTATAGTGCCAGCATTGATAATTTTAAATTTCAGATAA
- a CDS encoding NAD(P)/FAD-dependent oxidoreductase, with the protein MKSIQKPIVIVGAGFAGMTFALNLKKLNPSLPILVVDYETKFIFKPLMYEVLSKEIRSWEATPKFANIFSDAGITFLRNCLTKISFKENILEFSDGLKLSYQYLVICTGSIPNSFFIKGVDENCYFFNDIHDLNKLNSFLKKSKDTAFHQKLFIVGGGPSGIELACKIKDIFKDQFEINVIEKSNEILNKNKIFNREQAEKALEKRKINVLLNSTVKEVSETKISISSEFGITSLDKDIVIWTAGVKPNLSYLETDQITKKFGRILVNNNLQIENHKNCFAIGDISVIEGKEDLPITAQVAMQEGNHLANNLELLIQGKDPLPFEFQDNGEMISLGIGEASISGLGVTLFGKLAFEARRLIYASKLPDITESLKSASSWIFQKKSIFKKFF; encoded by the coding sequence ATGAAATCAATACAAAAACCAATAGTAATAGTTGGAGCAGGTTTTGCAGGTATGACATTTGCTTTGAATTTAAAGAAACTTAATCCTTCTTTACCAATTCTTGTGGTTGATTATGAAACTAAATTTATATTTAAACCTTTAATGTACGAAGTTTTAAGTAAAGAAATAAGAAGTTGGGAAGCTACCCCAAAATTTGCAAATATCTTTTCTGATGCGGGTATAACTTTTTTAAGAAATTGTTTAACCAAGATTTCCTTCAAAGAAAATATTCTTGAATTTAGTGACGGTTTAAAATTAAGTTATCAGTATCTTGTTATCTGTACAGGGTCTATTCCAAATAGTTTTTTTATAAAAGGTGTAGATGAAAATTGTTATTTTTTTAATGATATTCATGATCTAAATAAATTAAATTCTTTTTTAAAAAAATCAAAAGATACTGCGTTTCATCAAAAGTTATTCATAGTTGGAGGTGGTCCCTCCGGCATCGAGTTGGCATGCAAAATTAAAGATATATTTAAAGACCAATTTGAAATTAATGTTATAGAAAAATCAAACGAAATCCTCAATAAAAACAAAATTTTTAATAGAGAACAAGCAGAAAAGGCATTAGAAAAAAGAAAAATAAACGTTCTTTTGAATTCCACAGTTAAAGAAGTCTCTGAAACTAAGATTAGTATTTCTAGTGAGTTTGGAATAACTTCATTGGATAAAGATATTGTTATTTGGACTGCAGGTGTTAAACCTAATTTGTCTTACTTAGAAACTGATCAAATAACAAAAAAATTTGGACGAATTTTAGTTAACAATAATTTGCAAATAGAAAACCATAAGAACTGTTTTGCTATTGGTGATATTTCAGTTATTGAAGGCAAGGAGGATTTACCCATAACTGCTCAGGTCGCTATGCAGGAAGGAAATCATCTTGCTAATAATTTAGAACTTTTAATTCAAGGCAAAGATCCGTTACCCTTTGAATTTCAAGATAATGGTGAAATGATTAGCTTAGGAATAGGCGAAGCTTCAATTTCTGGGCTTGGGGTTACTTTATTTGGAAAATTAGCTTTTGAAGCACGAAGACTTATATATGCTTCTAAGTTGCCTGATATTACTGAAAGTTTAAAATCTGCATCTTCATGGATATTCCAAAAAAAATCTATTTTTAAAAAGTTTTTTTAA
- a CDS encoding TrkH family potassium uptake protein, with the protein MKFRSQVYKLKDAYRKLSVPQFTIITGLFIIFFGTLILSSPLCSSSKVGLWEAFFTSTSAITVTGLTIIDIGVDLNFLGQVFLAFMLLSGGLGLMAITTFLQGFVVKGTKLKTRLDKGKTLDEFGVGGIGRTFQSIAITATCIISFGAIILYSFGFVDIQNNWERLWSSIFHSISAYNNAGFSLWSDSLQDYRTNFLVNSVFVFLIVMGGLGWRVIDDIWSNKKNLSYKKLSLHSRLVIRTSLSLILFGALGFFITESLLNSQFFDDLNLFERLLSSIFETVSARTAGFTNYPISLDSISDTGLLLLMTLMFIGASTGGTGGGIKTTTFIALMAATRSTLRGQKDVIISNRLISDKVILKAVGITVGSLLFVLLMAMLLSTTNTFVKKESFTFLEILFTCISAFATVGFDIGLTTKLNHFGQFILIVGMFVGRLGILLLLSALWQALYKSRIDRQKRIGYPRADLYV; encoded by the coding sequence GTGAAATTCAGAAGTCAAGTTTACAAGTTAAAAGATGCTTACAGAAAACTATCTGTTCCTCAATTTACTATTATTACAGGTTTGTTTATTATTTTCTTTGGAACTTTAATTTTGAGTTCTCCTTTATGCTCATCTTCAAAGGTTGGTTTGTGGGAAGCATTTTTTACATCTACTTCTGCTATAACAGTAACTGGCCTCACCATAATAGACATTGGTGTTGATTTAAATTTCTTAGGCCAAGTTTTTTTGGCTTTTATGCTTTTATCAGGTGGTCTAGGATTAATGGCTATTACGACATTTTTACAAGGATTCGTAGTCAAAGGAACAAAGCTCAAAACTAGATTAGACAAAGGAAAGACTCTTGATGAATTTGGAGTTGGGGGAATTGGTCGAACTTTTCAAAGCATTGCTATTACTGCAACTTGTATCATATCTTTTGGAGCAATTATTTTATATTCTTTTGGATTTGTAGATATACAAAATAATTGGGAAAGACTTTGGTCCTCAATTTTTCACAGCATTTCTGCATATAACAATGCTGGTTTTTCTTTATGGTCAGATAGTCTCCAAGACTATAGAACAAATTTTTTGGTTAATAGTGTGTTTGTTTTTCTCATTGTCATGGGTGGACTGGGATGGAGGGTTATTGATGATATTTGGAGTAATAAAAAAAATCTTTCATATAAAAAATTGAGTCTTCATTCTAGATTAGTTATTAGGACAAGTTTATCTCTTATCCTATTCGGAGCATTAGGATTCTTTATTACTGAATCATTGCTAAATAGTCAATTTTTCGATGATTTGAATTTATTTGAAAGGTTATTATCATCAATATTTGAAACAGTGAGTGCGAGAACTGCAGGCTTTACAAATTACCCTATATCATTGGATTCCATCTCAGATACTGGTCTTTTGTTATTGATGACACTTATGTTTATTGGTGCAAGTACTGGGGGTACTGGGGGAGGAATAAAAACAACTACATTTATTGCTTTAATGGCTGCAACTAGATCAACTTTGAGAGGTCAGAAAGATGTGATTATTAGCAATAGATTAATTTCAGATAAAGTTATTCTAAAGGCAGTTGGAATAACTGTAGGATCTTTGTTGTTCGTTCTTTTAATGGCAATGCTGTTAAGCACAACTAATACGTTTGTTAAAAAAGAATCTTTCACATTCCTAGAAATTCTGTTTACTTGCATATCTGCATTTGCAACAGTTGGATTTGATATTGGTTTAACTACAAAATTAAATCATTTTGGCCAATTCATACTCATTGTGGGAATGTTTGTGGGCAGACTTGGTATCCTTTTACTATTAAGTGCACTTTGGCAGGCTCTTTATAAGAGTAGAATAGATAGACAAAAAAGGATTGGCTATCCTAGAGCTGATCTTTATGTCTAA
- a CDS encoding AAA family ATPase, protein MHSENLFTNYSQIENNAPLADKLRPKNLEDFFGQQPILNENSLLRSAILNDKISNFIFSGPPGVGKTTLIEIISFNTRSKLIKLNAVLSSVKELRNEIANAKDRLINSKRKTILFIDEVHRFTSVQQDALLPSIENGTITFIGATTENPYFAVNKALVSRSRIFTLLPLAENDLQKIIQKVITHYSKQKDSKKVYLTQDAISHLIKFSGGDARTLINALEMAIETTAENDAKEININLSIAEDAIQKKNIVYDKNGQNHYDVISAFIKSIRGSDPDATLFWLANMLEAGEDPNFIFRRLLISASEDIGIADPNAIVVVQSCCDAFDRVGFPEGLYFLTQASLYLAISPKSNSTKSIFKAIETIKSTNALDVPLHLKNNSNSYVNPHNYPGNWVLQEYLPKSLRGLKIWEPNNNGWEKTHYEELLRRKEN, encoded by the coding sequence GGTCAACAACCAATTCTCAATGAGAATTCGCTTTTAAGAAGTGCAATATTAAACGATAAGATTAGTAATTTTATTTTTTCTGGCCCTCCAGGTGTTGGAAAAACCACTCTAATTGAAATTATTTCTTTTAATACGCGCTCAAAATTAATTAAGTTAAATGCAGTGTTATCAAGTGTTAAAGAATTAAGAAATGAAATCGCTAATGCAAAAGATAGATTAATAAATTCAAAAAGAAAAACAATTTTATTTATCGATGAGGTTCATAGATTTACATCAGTTCAGCAAGATGCTTTATTACCTTCAATAGAAAATGGAACTATAACTTTTATTGGTGCTACAACTGAAAACCCTTACTTTGCTGTTAATAAAGCGCTTGTTAGCAGGTCTCGTATTTTCACATTACTTCCTTTGGCAGAAAATGATTTGCAGAAAATAATACAAAAAGTCATTACTCACTATTCAAAACAAAAAGATTCAAAAAAGGTTTATTTAACTCAAGATGCTATAAGTCATTTAATTAAATTTTCTGGCGGAGATGCAAGGACATTAATCAATGCGTTAGAGATGGCCATAGAAACAACTGCTGAAAATGATGCTAAAGAAATCAACATTAATCTCTCAATAGCAGAGGATGCAATACAAAAGAAAAATATTGTTTACGATAAAAATGGTCAAAATCACTACGATGTAATAAGTGCCTTTATCAAGTCCATAAGAGGTTCTGATCCAGATGCAACATTATTCTGGCTTGCGAATATGCTGGAGGCTGGTGAAGATCCTAATTTTATTTTTAGAAGACTACTTATATCTGCCAGTGAAGATATTGGAATAGCTGATCCTAATGCCATAGTAGTTGTACAATCCTGTTGTGATGCTTTTGATAGAGTTGGTTTTCCAGAAGGATTATATTTTTTAACTCAGGCTTCTTTATATTTAGCTATTTCTCCAAAAAGTAATAGCACGAAAAGTATTTTTAAAGCAATTGAAACAATCAAATCTACCAATGCTCTTGATGTTCCACTTCATTTAAAAAATAATTCTAATAGTTATGTAAATCCTCATAATTATCCGGGTAATTGGGTCTTACAAGAATATCTTCCTAAATCTTTAAGAGGTTTAAAAATATGGGAACCAAATAATAATGGATGGGAAAAAACTCATTATGAAGAACTGCTTAGAAGAAAAGAAAATTAA
- a CDS encoding potassium channel family protein yields MADWWQWSQKREKEALTFAVVGVGRFGTAVCRELISNGADVLAADYSEKAIDDLRQLEPSIEARVVDCTDEESMKESGILEMNTVVVGISEPIEASITTTLIAKDSEGSKVKRVIARATSDLHEKMLKRVGADKVVFPSRMQGERLGLELVRPNLIERLELDNQTGIDEITVPEEFIGRSLRDLNLRKNYLVNVLAAGPAEKLTVNPPAKYILERGNILVVMGKTADLQKLPQS; encoded by the coding sequence ATGGCTGATTGGTGGCAGTGGTCTCAAAAGAGAGAAAAAGAAGCCCTCACTTTTGCAGTTGTTGGCGTTGGAAGATTTGGAACCGCTGTTTGTAGAGAGCTTATAAGTAATGGCGCAGATGTTTTAGCTGCAGATTATTCAGAAAAAGCTATTGATGATTTGAGACAACTAGAACCTTCGATAGAAGCTAGGGTTGTAGATTGTACTGACGAAGAGTCTATGAAGGAATCTGGAATACTTGAAATGAATACTGTCGTAGTTGGGATAAGTGAACCAATTGAAGCAAGTATAACAACTACACTTATTGCTAAAGATAGCGAAGGTAGCAAAGTTAAAAGAGTAATAGCGAGAGCTACGAGTGACCTGCACGAAAAAATGTTAAAAAGGGTAGGCGCAGATAAAGTTGTCTTTCCTTCGAGAATGCAAGGAGAAAGATTAGGTTTAGAGCTGGTTAGACCAAATCTAATTGAAAGATTAGAATTAGATAATCAAACTGGCATAGATGAAATAACTGTTCCAGAGGAATTTATTGGAAGATCTTTGAGAGATTTAAATTTGAGGAAAAATTATTTAGTAAATGTTCTTGCAGCAGGACCTGCCGAAAAGTTAACAGTTAATCCTCCTGCAAAATATATTTTGGAAAGAGGAAATATTTTGGTGGTTATGGGAAAAACTGCAGATTTACAGAAATTGCCCCAGAGTTAA
- a CDS encoding 4'-phosphopantetheinyl transferase family protein, with the protein MKLLNEYEYKIPKIWFYEIKGVQDVATVEEIKTAKNLTNSRSKIFLETRAYLRQSLSTLFDLDPLEIPINAHPGEPPSLPSGMGNISLSHCKDAITIVWHKSKIGIDIERTDRDFNHIKFAEKYFFHTNKSNHNNYLTKNMILNQWCAVEAAIKWDHGKLAKDINHWQFFEKPKELIHKKKNIHLNYSQINFHNWTIALAYEEETSFNPEIICCSKNF; encoded by the coding sequence TTGAAATTATTAAATGAGTATGAATATAAAATACCAAAAATTTGGTTTTATGAGATTAAAGGTGTGCAAGATGTCGCAACTGTAGAAGAAATTAAAACTGCAAAAAACCTAACAAATTCAAGATCAAAGATTTTCTTAGAAACAAGAGCTTATTTGCGACAATCACTTTCAACACTTTTTGATTTAGACCCCCTAGAAATTCCAATTAATGCTCATCCTGGAGAACCTCCAAGTTTACCCTCTGGCATGGGAAATATCAGTTTAAGTCATTGTAAAGATGCCATTACTATAGTCTGGCATAAAAGCAAAATAGGGATTGATATTGAGAGAACAGATAGAGATTTTAACCATATAAAATTTGCAGAAAAATATTTTTTTCATACTAATAAATCAAACCATAATAATTATTTAACAAAAAATATGATATTAAATCAATGGTGTGCTGTTGAAGCGGCTATAAAATGGGATCATGGAAAATTAGCTAAAGACATTAACCATTGGCAATTTTTTGAAAAGCCAAAAGAGTTAATTCATAAGAAGAAAAACATACATTTAAATTATTCACAGATTAACTTCCATAATTGGACTATCGCTTTGGCCTACGAAGAAGAAACTTCTTTTAATCCTGAGATTATTTGTTGTTCAAAAAATTTTTAA
- the bcp gene encoding thioredoxin-dependent thiol peroxidase, with the protein MALKVGDKAPEFKLKDSFEKEVSLSDFKGKRIILYFYPKDNTPGCTKEACNFKENWDLLQKNNIVVLGISKDNASSHQKFIEKFNLPFILLTDPEPFKVSSDYDSYGLKKFMGKEYMGMMRNTFLIDTEGNIEKIYLKVKAAIMADHIIADLGLS; encoded by the coding sequence ATGGCTCTTAAGGTTGGCGACAAAGCACCAGAATTTAAATTAAAAGATTCTTTTGAGAAAGAAGTTTCTCTTAGTGATTTTAAAGGTAAAAGAATAATACTATATTTTTATCCAAAAGATAATACTCCAGGATGTACTAAAGAAGCATGTAATTTTAAAGAGAATTGGGATTTGCTCCAAAAAAATAATATTGTTGTGCTTGGTATTAGTAAAGATAATGCATCTTCTCATCAGAAGTTTATAGAAAAATTTAATTTACCTTTTATTCTTTTAACTGATCCTGAACCTTTCAAAGTTTCTTCTGATTACGATAGCTATGGATTGAAGAAATTCATGGGAAAAGAATATATGGGAATGATGAGAAATACTTTTTTAATTGATACTGAAGGTAACATTGAAAAAATTTATTTAAAGGTAAAAGCAGCAATAATGGCTGATCATATAATTGCAGACCTTGGGTTAAGCTAA
- a CDS encoding type III pantothenate kinase, translating into MISDINFLLVGNSRLHWAKYSKNQSKFFHTKKEHKVPENIDLDQLIWASVGKLPNFLLKKENEIKTKDIQLSNLPDYFGVDRALACIAALKIIENPFKKDLLIADFGTILSITKLNSNGSIIGGQLLPGFLTQLKSMEQNTKNLKVPKKYDIPIKDFLINTEEAILKGVINSLTGVINSLFNPEKDILIFCGGDSQLLTKSLKTQKENIINAPNLVMEGMIIHNLSIKKLA; encoded by the coding sequence ATGATCTCAGATATAAATTTTTTATTAGTAGGCAATAGTAGGCTTCATTGGGCAAAATATTCTAAAAATCAATCTAAATTCTTCCATACCAAAAAAGAGCACAAAGTTCCCGAAAATATAGATCTTGATCAATTAATTTGGGCTTCTGTAGGAAAACTACCAAATTTTTTGCTGAAAAAAGAAAATGAAATAAAAACTAAAGATATTCAGTTGTCAAATCTGCCTGATTATTTTGGAGTTGATAGAGCTCTTGCCTGTATTGCAGCTTTAAAAATTATTGAAAACCCTTTCAAAAAAGATTTACTAATTGCAGATTTTGGAACAATATTATCAATAACAAAATTGAATTCAAATGGATCTATTATTGGAGGTCAACTTCTTCCAGGTTTTCTAACACAATTAAAATCAATGGAACAAAATACAAAAAATCTTAAAGTTCCCAAAAAATATGATATTCCGATCAAAGATTTTTTAATTAATACAGAAGAAGCAATTTTAAAAGGAGTAATCAACTCTCTGACTGGCGTGATTAATAGTTTATTTAATCCCGAAAAGGATATTTTAATATTCTGTGGAGGAGACTCTCAATTACTCACAAAATCTCTAAAGACTCAAAAAGAAAATATTATCAATGCTCCTAATTTAGTTATGGAGGGGATGATAATTCATAACCTGTCCATAAAAAAATTAGCTTAA
- a CDS encoding ribbon-helix-helix domain-containing protein, producing the protein MATRQNSTNGKPKSPRIQVVLPELICEQLTILAGNESRTVSNMAKVLIQEGIKKYFENNGKALISEKNFDTNKFRGELEKQSVKRLKQPPQRIRYYKKTN; encoded by the coding sequence ATGGCTACCCGTCAAAATTCAACAAATGGGAAGCCTAAATCCCCCAGAATCCAAGTAGTCCTTCCAGAATTAATATGTGAGCAACTTACGATCTTAGCTGGTAATGAATCTAGGACAGTTAGTAACATGGCAAAAGTGTTAATACAAGAAGGTATAAAAAAATACTTCGAGAATAATGGTAAAGCACTTATTTCAGAAAAGAATTTCGATACAAATAAATTCAGAGGCGAACTTGAAAAACAAAGCGTCAAAAGATTAAAACAACCTCCACAAAGGATTAGATACTACAAAAAAACTAATTAA